Proteins from a single region of Catenulispora acidiphila DSM 44928:
- a CDS encoding collagen-like triple helix repeat-containing protein, with translation MSQDSQKSVGALQKCVMVTTGLTVLAGATLTVVGVRPGTAHDHHTRTEAAARTVPLSVAAFSAPPAAKVTRIADTTTLSAAVHPPLHQAAVQHTMPHAVHHAAAQHAVPHAFAPKADGMPLPPRPPAHVFVPRHHATHPHAHHPMAHKVCHHKPHEKCECVGKPGPTGPRGPVGPMGMKGDTGATGPTGPGGGATGPTGPTGATGATGATGATGATGATGATGATGATGATGATGATGATGATGATGATGATGATGATGATGATGATGATGPTGATGATGATGATGATGATGATGATGATGATGATGATGATGATGATGATGATGTTGATGPAAPDIDLVFHSESAAEQVTLFNNVLNYRLVNGSGTRGAAQPLSTLANYPGTAADNVVDVSEAIQHDTLFVDVVTAGGHAAELVCTLSGSRGLDNGATPAVACNSGTTAAPVYWVTIPFP, from the coding sequence CGGCACACGACCACCACACCCGCACCGAGGCCGCCGCGCGCACCGTACCGCTCAGCGTCGCCGCCTTCTCGGCGCCGCCGGCGGCGAAGGTCACGCGGATCGCGGACACCACGACGCTCAGCGCCGCCGTGCACCCCCCGCTGCACCAGGCCGCGGTCCAGCACACGATGCCGCACGCGGTGCACCACGCGGCGGCTCAGCACGCGGTCCCGCACGCGTTCGCCCCGAAGGCGGACGGCATGCCGCTCCCCCCGCGCCCGCCGGCGCACGTCTTCGTCCCGCGGCACCACGCGACGCACCCGCACGCGCACCACCCGATGGCGCACAAGGTGTGCCACCACAAGCCGCACGAGAAGTGCGAGTGCGTCGGCAAGCCGGGTCCGACCGGCCCGCGCGGGCCGGTGGGACCCATGGGGATGAAGGGCGACACCGGAGCCACGGGCCCGACGGGTCCCGGCGGCGGCGCGACCGGGCCGACGGGCCCGACGGGCGCCACGGGCGCGACCGGTGCTACTGGCGCCACCGGGGCAACCGGGGCGACGGGCGCTACCGGGGCAACCGGCGCAACGGGCGCGACCGGAGCCACTGGAGCGACCGGCGCCACGGGCGCTACCGGCGCGACCGGGGCAACCGGCGCGACCGGCGCGACCGGAGCGACCGGAGCCACTGGAGCGACCGGCGCCACGGGCGCTACCGGGCCGACCGGGGCAACCGGCGCAACGGGAGCAACGGGAGCCACCGGCGCTACCGGGGCAACCGGCGCTACGGGAGCCACCGGGGCGACCGGCGCGACCGGCGCGACCGGGGCGACCGGGGCAACCGGGGCAACCGGCGCGACTGGCGCCACCGGAGCCACCGGAACCACCGGCGCCACCGGTCCCGCCGCCCCGGACATCGACCTCGTCTTCCACAGCGAGTCGGCCGCCGAGCAGGTCACCCTCTTCAACAACGTCCTGAACTACCGCCTGGTCAACGGCAGCGGCACTCGCGGCGCGGCCCAGCCGCTGTCCACGCTCGCCAACTACCCGGGCACCGCCGCCGACAACGTCGTCGACGTCTCCGAGGCCATCCAGCACGACACGCTCTTCGTCGACGTCGTCACCGCCGGCGGCCACGCCGCCGAACTCGTCTGCACCCTCAGCGGGTCCCGCGGCCTCGACAACGGCGCCACCCCGGCCGTCGCCTGCAACTCGGGAACGACGGCCGCCCCGGTCTACTGGGTCACCATCCCGTTCCCGTAG
- a CDS encoding TetR/AcrR family transcriptional regulator, which translates to MTDQAHHPRQRRHGEELEAALLEAAWQELVETGFTKLTMESIATRAKTGVAVLYRRWPNKDDMILAAIRHYGTTHPVAVPDTGNLRDDMVAFLTGVSVSRVSFAAIISATFAGLRDSTGMTPAELRERVMSNASRWSEQLLARAQDRGEIDLDAIPPAVLSMPFDLIRHEMLMTYKPIAPERVIEIVDDLFMPLVTINRRKNECAS; encoded by the coding sequence GTGACCGACCAGGCGCACCATCCCCGGCAACGGCGCCACGGCGAAGAGCTGGAAGCCGCCCTCCTGGAAGCCGCGTGGCAGGAACTCGTGGAGACCGGCTTCACCAAACTGACCATGGAGTCGATCGCCACCCGGGCGAAAACCGGTGTCGCCGTCCTCTACCGCCGCTGGCCCAACAAGGACGACATGATCCTGGCCGCGATCCGGCACTACGGCACGACCCATCCCGTCGCGGTCCCCGACACCGGCAACCTCCGCGACGACATGGTCGCCTTCCTCACCGGCGTCAGCGTCTCCCGCGTCAGCTTCGCCGCCATCATCAGCGCCACCTTCGCCGGCCTGCGGGACAGCACCGGCATGACCCCCGCCGAACTCCGCGAACGCGTGATGTCCAACGCCTCCCGCTGGTCAGAGCAGCTCCTCGCCCGCGCCCAGGACCGAGGCGAGATCGACCTGGACGCCATCCCTCCGGCGGTCCTGTCGATGCCGTTCGACCTCATCCGGCACGAAATGCTGATGACCTACAAGCCGATCGCCCCGGAGCGCGTCATCGAGATCGTCGACGACCTGTTCATGCCCCTCGTCACGATCAACCGGAGGAAGAACGAGTGCGCGTCCTGA
- a CDS encoding FAD-dependent oxidoreductase: MRVLIIGGGIAGTAAALALHQAGFAPAIHEAHPDHGEDLGAFLTLASNGMRALGELAAAEPVAHRGFPLTRLRLIDATGTELTNAPLGEPDDPLTRYRCLRRADLAAALQQEVRRRGIPITRGARLSSLTEDAASITATFANGQTATGDLLLGADGLNSTTRSLISPAQPHYAGQRVFYGYTTEATTIANTAASQHPDSITMIRGSKTAFGYACSPSGEIFWFARVSSPPASPDEIATTTPAAWRDYLAPLLRPDTTPAADIVEATPDQLMVTNAVDLPPGMRWHTPRAVLIGDAAHAASPATGQGASMALEDAVILAKALRDTPTTTTALTNFDRLRRPRVEHNIAASAALSAGRPPSGQPPTLTNEELTRQLAWTTPLPVDY; the protein is encoded by the coding sequence GTGCGCGTCCTGATCATCGGCGGCGGCATCGCCGGCACGGCCGCCGCCCTGGCCCTGCACCAAGCAGGCTTCGCACCCGCGATCCACGAGGCCCACCCCGACCACGGCGAGGACCTCGGCGCCTTCCTCACCTTGGCCAGCAACGGAATGCGCGCCCTCGGCGAACTCGCCGCCGCCGAACCCGTCGCCCACCGCGGCTTCCCCCTGACCCGCCTCCGCCTGATCGACGCCACCGGCACCGAACTCACCAACGCCCCACTCGGCGAACCCGACGACCCCCTGACCCGCTACCGCTGCCTACGCCGCGCGGACCTAGCCGCGGCACTCCAGCAGGAGGTACGGCGCCGAGGCATCCCGATCACCCGCGGCGCACGACTCAGCTCCCTGACAGAGGACGCGGCGAGCATCACCGCGACGTTCGCCAACGGACAGACCGCCACCGGCGACCTCCTCCTCGGCGCCGACGGCCTGAACTCGACCACCCGCTCCCTGATCAGCCCAGCGCAACCGCACTACGCCGGCCAGCGAGTGTTCTACGGCTACACCACCGAAGCCACCACCATTGCCAACACCGCAGCATCCCAGCACCCTGACTCGATCACCATGATCCGCGGCAGCAAGACAGCCTTCGGCTACGCGTGCTCACCTTCCGGCGAGATCTTCTGGTTCGCCCGCGTCTCCAGTCCCCCCGCGTCACCCGACGAAATCGCCACGACCACCCCCGCCGCATGGCGCGACTACCTCGCCCCACTCCTGCGCCCCGACACGACCCCCGCCGCAGACATCGTCGAAGCCACCCCCGACCAACTCATGGTGACCAACGCCGTCGACCTGCCCCCGGGCATGCGCTGGCACACCCCGCGCGCAGTGCTCATCGGCGACGCCGCCCACGCCGCCTCCCCCGCCACCGGCCAAGGCGCCTCCATGGCCCTAGAGGACGCAGTCATCCTCGCCAAGGCCCTCCGCGACACCCCAACCACCACAACCGCCCTCACCAACTTCGACCGCCTCCGCCGCCCCCGCGTCGAGCACAACATCGCCGCCAGCGCAGCACTAAGCGCCGGCCGTCCCCCATCCGGCCAGCCACCAACGCTCACCAACGAGGAGCTGACGCGCCAACTCGCTTGGACGACGCCATTGCCTGTCGACTACTGA